A region from the Serinibacter arcticus genome encodes:
- the mtrB gene encoding MtrAB system histidine kinase MtrB yields MTAGAAVRRLPALRRSWRRGGVATALRRFRAAWGRSLRLRVLVVTTVVGIVALMLISVYLSERVRDTLYEQRVTEALSDASTRTSLVQQQFDASTASTPALVQSVVNDIVRRTQSPGSGAVGTMLRRSPSETAGTSLLPFTYGTSVGLSEELQQSLRDTGTQHWQAVELTSGERPRPGIVVGAVVSPPVVGPYELYFVYSLETEEDTVVLIQQTLALAALALLGLLAAMALYLTRQVLGPVQQAARTAERLAAGHLDERMTTKGRDELALLGRSFNEMAESLQVQIERLAGLSLVQQQFVSDVSHELRTPLTTIRMASEMIYDARGGFDPTTRRSAELLHTQVDRFEALLADLLEISRFDAGAAMLDVEHLDVRTVVRRAVDLAAPLAERMGTRLDVEMPDVACRADIDPRRVERILRNLLANAIEHAEARPIEVVVAADQRAVAVSVVDHGIGMTTRQSEQVFDRFWRADPSRARTIGGTGLGLAIALEDARLHAGDLEAWGSPGVGATFRLTLPRRAGVTVTESPGPLVRVEESPEPEPANLLLGPSPASVPGFDGEEGTP; encoded by the coding sequence GTGACGGCGGGGGCGGCGGTCCGCCGGCTGCCCGCCCTGCGACGGTCCTGGCGCCGCGGTGGCGTGGCCACCGCCCTGCGTCGTTTCCGCGCGGCCTGGGGGCGCTCGCTCCGGCTGCGCGTGCTCGTGGTGACCACGGTGGTGGGCATCGTCGCCCTCATGCTCATCAGCGTCTACCTGTCCGAACGCGTCCGCGACACCCTCTACGAGCAGCGCGTGACCGAGGCGCTCTCGGACGCGTCCACGCGCACCAGCCTGGTGCAGCAGCAGTTCGACGCCTCGACCGCCTCGACGCCCGCGCTCGTCCAGAGCGTGGTGAACGACATCGTGCGGCGCACGCAGAGCCCCGGGTCGGGCGCCGTCGGCACCATGCTGCGCCGCAGCCCGTCCGAGACCGCCGGCACGTCGCTGCTCCCGTTCACCTACGGCACGAGCGTCGGTCTGAGCGAGGAGCTGCAGCAGTCCCTCCGCGACACGGGGACCCAGCACTGGCAGGCCGTCGAGCTCACCTCGGGGGAGCGTCCGCGCCCGGGCATCGTCGTGGGGGCCGTCGTCTCGCCGCCCGTGGTGGGGCCGTACGAGCTCTACTTCGTCTACAGCCTGGAGACCGAGGAGGACACCGTCGTCCTCATCCAGCAGACGCTCGCCCTCGCGGCGCTCGCGCTGCTCGGTCTGCTCGCGGCGATGGCGCTCTACCTCACCCGGCAGGTGCTCGGACCGGTCCAGCAGGCGGCCCGCACGGCCGAGCGGCTCGCGGCCGGGCACCTCGACGAGCGCATGACGACCAAGGGCCGCGACGAGCTCGCCCTGCTCGGCCGCAGCTTCAACGAGATGGCGGAGAGCCTGCAGGTCCAGATCGAGCGGCTCGCCGGCCTCTCGCTCGTGCAGCAGCAGTTCGTCTCCGACGTCAGCCACGAGCTCCGCACCCCGCTCACGACGATCCGGATGGCGTCGGAGATGATCTACGACGCGCGCGGCGGCTTCGACCCGACCACCCGGCGCTCGGCCGAGCTGCTCCACACCCAGGTCGACCGGTTCGAGGCGCTGCTGGCCGACCTGCTCGAGATCTCCCGGTTCGACGCGGGCGCCGCGATGCTCGACGTCGAGCACCTCGACGTGCGCACCGTGGTGCGCCGCGCCGTCGACCTGGCCGCGCCGCTCGCGGAGCGGATGGGGACCCGGCTCGACGTCGAGATGCCCGACGTCGCGTGCCGCGCCGACATCGATCCGCGCCGCGTGGAGCGCATCCTGCGCAACCTGCTCGCCAACGCGATCGAGCACGCGGAGGCGCGACCGATCGAGGTCGTCGTCGCGGCGGACCAGCGCGCGGTCGCCGTCAGCGTGGTCGACCACGGGATCGGCATGACGACGCGGCAGAGCGAGCAGGTCTTCGACCGGTTCTGGCGTGCCGACCCGTCGCGGGCGCGCACGATCGGGGGCACCGGGCTGGGGCTGGCGATCGCGCTCGAGGACGCGCGGCTGCACGCCGGCGACCTCGAGGCGTGGGGGAGCCCGGGCGTCGGCGCGACGTTCCGGCTGACGCTGCCGCGCCGCGCCGGCGTGACCGTGACGGAGTCGCCGGGTCCGCTCGTGCGGGTCGAGGAGTCGCCCGAGCCGGAGCCGGCGAACCTCCTGCTCGGGCCCTCGCCGGCGTCGGTGCCCGGGTTCGACGGCGAGGAGGGGACACCGTGA
- a CDS encoding LpqB family beta-propeller domain-containing protein, whose protein sequence is MRRSRRTAALALAAMLAVAGCTSLPTSGPVEEGMTDAPTAGTIQYEASGPVADAEPQEIIEGFLQAGAAGLSGENDFAVARSFLTTSASTGWQPLDQVVISANEAPQVPVVTLPEGVEDSTEPASDAGQDAPVDPEASPDGDGALGPEDIEGLDRVQVRLGVVAVADVDSSGIYAAATSTTASELAYELVRVEGEWRIDSLPGGLLLSEVAFGNVFRPVPVMFLTPDLTTLVPDERFVPSRNAVSHALDLLLAGPAPWLSPGVTTRAEAGMTLAQPGAGVVVTEDGEAEVRLRGGEQLSDDERALLYTQLRETLVSIPGILGVGLWLDGNLFEPMPDSPSPGRADVVVDRLVALADGELVTVDGSRVTPYVTVTDADADASTGTGDTGTDDGTGTGTETGTGTETTAPVTPPAPLPDDLHDPAPAYDAADGVAVLQGARTLLHVAPDGTVTTLASGTDLLAPTQDRFGWVLTGERDNDGTLTASGPGRVPVVVEADMLAGRVVQVRVSRDGARAAVMTERDGVAEVRVATVVREPDGTPRRLLPGPVLVSDLATGLGVVWTDSTGLAVLASQEAGAVPSVRSVLVSGPVVNVSTTAQAVGIAAGNGLSELYLATAEGRLLLRVSLRWEEVASGVTDPAFPG, encoded by the coding sequence GTGAGGCGATCACGACGGACGGCGGCGCTCGCGCTCGCCGCGATGCTCGCCGTCGCGGGCTGCACGTCGCTACCCACCTCGGGACCGGTCGAAGAGGGCATGACCGACGCCCCCACCGCCGGCACGATCCAGTACGAGGCGAGCGGCCCCGTGGCCGACGCCGAGCCCCAGGAGATCATCGAGGGGTTCCTGCAGGCGGGAGCCGCCGGGCTCTCGGGCGAGAACGACTTCGCCGTCGCCCGGTCCTTCCTGACGACGTCGGCGAGCACCGGGTGGCAGCCGCTGGACCAGGTGGTCATCTCGGCGAACGAGGCGCCGCAGGTGCCCGTGGTGACCCTGCCCGAGGGCGTCGAGGACTCCACGGAGCCGGCCTCGGACGCCGGCCAGGACGCCCCCGTCGACCCCGAGGCGAGCCCGGACGGCGACGGCGCCCTGGGACCCGAGGACATCGAGGGGCTCGACCGCGTCCAGGTGCGACTCGGGGTGGTCGCCGTCGCCGACGTCGACAGCTCCGGCATCTACGCGGCGGCCACCTCCACGACGGCCTCCGAGCTCGCCTACGAGCTCGTGCGGGTCGAGGGTGAGTGGCGCATCGACTCGCTGCCCGGTGGCCTGCTGCTGTCGGAGGTCGCGTTCGGCAACGTCTTCCGGCCCGTGCCCGTCATGTTCCTCACGCCCGACCTCACGACGCTCGTCCCGGACGAGCGGTTCGTCCCCAGCCGCAACGCCGTCTCGCACGCGCTCGACCTCCTCCTCGCCGGACCGGCGCCCTGGCTCTCGCCCGGCGTGACCACCCGCGCGGAGGCGGGGATGACGCTGGCCCAGCCGGGCGCCGGCGTCGTCGTCACCGAGGACGGCGAGGCGGAGGTGCGGCTGCGCGGCGGTGAGCAGCTCTCCGACGACGAGCGCGCGCTGCTGTACACGCAGCTGCGCGAGACCCTCGTCTCGATCCCCGGGATCCTCGGGGTCGGGCTCTGGCTCGACGGGAACCTCTTCGAACCGATGCCCGACTCGCCGTCGCCCGGCCGGGCCGACGTGGTCGTCGACCGGCTGGTCGCGCTGGCCGACGGCGAGCTCGTGACCGTCGACGGCTCGCGGGTGACGCCGTACGTCACCGTCACCGACGCGGACGCCGATGCCTCGACGGGGACCGGCGACACCGGGACGGACGACGGGACCGGGACCGGCACGGAGACCGGCACCGGCACGGAGACGACCGCCCCGGTCACGCCGCCGGCGCCGCTCCCCGACGACCTGCACGACCCTGCGCCCGCCTACGACGCCGCCGACGGCGTCGCCGTCCTCCAGGGGGCCCGGACCCTGCTGCACGTCGCCCCCGACGGGACGGTGACCACGCTCGCGAGCGGGACCGACCTGCTGGCCCCGACGCAGGACCGGTTCGGCTGGGTGCTGACGGGGGAGCGCGACAACGACGGCACGCTCACCGCGTCCGGCCCGGGACGGGTCCCCGTCGTGGTCGAGGCCGACATGCTCGCGGGCCGGGTGGTGCAGGTGCGCGTGTCGCGCGACGGCGCCCGCGCCGCCGTCATGACCGAGCGCGACGGGGTCGCCGAGGTCAGGGTGGCGACCGTCGTGCGCGAGCCCGACGGCACGCCCCGACGGCTCCTGCCGGGCCCGGTGCTGGTGAGCGACCTCGCGACCGGGCTGGGGGTCGTGTGGACGGACTCCACCGGGCTCGCCGTTCTCGCCTCGCAGGAGGCCGGCGCCGTGCCGAGCGTGCGCTCCGTGCTCGTCAGCGGGCCGGTCGTCAACGTCTCCACGACCGCCCAGGCGGTCGGGATCGCCGCGGGCAACGGCCTCAGCGAGCTCTACCTCGCGACGGCGGAGGGGCGGCTCCTGCTCCGGGTGTCGCTGCGCTGGGAGGAGGTCGCCTCGGGGGTGACCGACCCGGCCTTCCCGGGCTGA
- a CDS encoding ComF family protein → MTSRPTPARVPRPLSPSSARRVRWRVVATSFGRELARLVVPLACAGCDRWDVTLCEECRTRLTRPTRVDGGAPALAGGLPVWGLGPYREALRRIVLAWKVAGRRDLDAILDGALAGVVDAWVAGGGTFRDTRARDGPDEVWVVPAPSRLRRVLQGRPPVASLADAVARRIAEHGQPARVVLALGQRGRGGHHASGVPSRRGRPDRRHARVVARVSMGGQRIVLVDDVLTTGETLQRCRSAVEDAGGGVLLGVVIAAARAPGSGDRLSTGARVD, encoded by the coding sequence ATGACCTCCAGGCCCACGCCGGCACGCGTCCCCCGGCCGCTCTCGCCCTCGTCCGCACGACGGGTGCGGTGGCGGGTGGTGGCGACGTCGTTCGGCCGCGAGCTGGCGCGTCTGGTCGTCCCGCTCGCGTGCGCGGGCTGCGACCGCTGGGACGTCACGCTGTGCGAGGAGTGCCGCACCCGGCTGACCCGGCCGACCCGGGTCGACGGCGGGGCGCCCGCCCTGGCCGGCGGCCTGCCGGTGTGGGGCCTGGGGCCCTACCGCGAGGCCCTGCGTCGGATCGTGCTGGCGTGGAAGGTCGCGGGCCGCCGGGACCTGGACGCGATCCTCGACGGGGCGCTCGCCGGGGTCGTGGACGCCTGGGTGGCGGGCGGCGGGACGTTCCGCGACACGAGGGCTCGGGACGGGCCGGACGAGGTCTGGGTCGTCCCGGCGCCGTCCCGCCTGCGACGGGTGCTGCAGGGCCGACCACCCGTCGCGAGCCTGGCCGACGCCGTCGCGCGACGGATCGCCGAGCACGGGCAGCCCGCCCGGGTCGTGCTCGCGCTCGGGCAGCGCGGCCGCGGCGGCCACCACGCGTCGGGTGTCCCCTCCCGGCGCGGTCGGCCGGACCGCCGACACGCCCGGGTCGTCGCGCGCGTCTCGATGGGTGGACAGCGGATCGTGCTCGTCGACGACGTCCTCACGACCGGTGAGACGTTGCAGCGCTGCCGCTCCGCCGTCGAGGACGCCGGTGGCGGCGTGCTCCTGGGCGTCGTGATCGCGGCCGCTCGGGCGCCCGGGTCGGGCGACCGCCTGTCCACCGGCGCGCGGGTGGACTAA
- the hpf gene encoding ribosome hibernation-promoting factor, HPF/YfiA family — protein sequence MEIVVVGRHTEVAPRFREHVEDKLSKVTQLAPYAQRVDVEVTHEPNPRQASSSERIELTVRDKGPVVRAEASASDRYAALDVATTKLLERLRRSHDRRKAKSARREARALPAQDAELQVEVESVVDDASVELADVIPAPTETDVAVETQLGDSPVVVRQKVHKTAPVTVEEAINEMELAGHPFYLFIEAETHQPAVVYHRHGWTYGVIRLDAQAEANE from the coding sequence ATGGAAATCGTCGTTGTCGGTCGGCACACCGAGGTTGCACCCCGGTTCCGCGAGCACGTCGAGGACAAGCTGTCCAAGGTCACGCAGCTGGCGCCGTACGCGCAGCGCGTCGACGTCGAGGTCACCCACGAGCCCAACCCGAGGCAGGCGTCCTCGAGCGAGCGCATCGAGCTCACCGTGCGCGACAAGGGTCCGGTGGTCCGCGCCGAGGCGAGTGCCTCCGATCGTTACGCGGCGCTCGACGTCGCCACCACGAAGCTCCTCGAGCGGCTGCGCCGCTCCCACGACCGCCGCAAGGCGAAGAGCGCGCGACGCGAGGCCCGGGCCCTGCCCGCGCAGGACGCCGAGCTGCAGGTCGAGGTCGAGAGCGTCGTGGACGACGCCTCCGTCGAGCTCGCGGACGTCATCCCGGCGCCGACCGAGACGGACGTCGCGGTCGAGACGCAGCTGGGCGACTCGCCCGTGGTCGTCCGCCAGAAGGTCCACAAGACCGCCCCGGTGACCGTCGAGGAGGCCATCAACGAGATGGAGCTCGCGGGTCACCCGTTCTACCTGTTCATCGAGGCCGAGACCCACCAGCCGGCCGTCGTCTACCACCGCCACGGCTGGACCTACGGCGTCATCCGCCTGGACGCCCAGGCCGAGGCCAACGAGTAG
- the secA gene encoding preprotein translocase subunit SecA, whose translation MVSILDRVLRMGEGRILKKLHGIAAQVNSLEDSFTDLTDAELREETDVFKQRHTDGESLDALLPEAFAVVREAAKRTLGQRPFDVQLMGGAALHLGNIAEMKTGEGKTITATLPAYLNAISGKGVHVVTVNDYLASYQSELMGRVYRFLGLTSAVILSGQKPEERRRHYAADITYGTNNELGFDYLRDNMAWTTDELVQRGHNFVIVDEVDSILIDEARTPLIISGPSSGDTNKWFAEFARVVRRMEREVDYEVDEKKRTVGVLEPGIEKVEDHLGIENLYESLNTPLIGFLNNAIKAKELFKRDKDYVVIKGEVLIVDEHTGRVLAGRRYNDGMHQAIEAKEGVVIKAENQTLATITLQNYFRLYNRISGMTGTAMTEAAEFQNTYTMGVVPIPTNRGMQRIDGSDLVFTTEDAKINAVVEDLVERHAAGQPVLVGTTSVEKSEDLSVRLKRQGVPHEVLNAKNHAREAAIVAMAGRKGAVTVATNMAGRGTDIMLGGNAEHLAVAALADQGLSPAETPEEYEAAWPAALATAQESVAAEHDEVVELGGLYVLGTERHESRRIDNQLRGRSGRQGDPGESRFYLSMQDDLMRLFNSGLAERFMSSSSYPEDVPLESKIVSRGIQSAQGQVEARNFEIRKNVLKYDDVLSRQREAVYGTRRRVLEGENLEDQVQSFIDDVLTDAVSSLTEGDPATWDLEELWALLKPLYPVSLTIDEVVEAAGGKNRLTRESLLREILSDAKVAYANREETLGSDVMRQVERRVVLSVMDRKWREHLYEMDYLKEGIGLRAMAQRDPLVEYQREGFTMFNAMNEAVKEEAVGYVFHLEVKAPEPAPQTVVGTPALAAAGAGLVAAVTAAKDAPASSDGDGTPAPAVTEAPAPAAEAPAAKAAPAIDDLGLEAPARPTNLQYSAPSEDGSAFVTGSARGAARRPAAAAAASENGGAEAGEGSVNREERRRAAKQAKKR comes from the coding sequence GTGGTCTCCATCCTCGACCGGGTCCTTCGCATGGGCGAGGGCCGCATCCTCAAGAAGCTGCACGGGATCGCGGCGCAGGTGAACTCCCTCGAGGACTCGTTCACGGACCTCACCGATGCCGAGCTCCGCGAGGAGACCGACGTCTTCAAGCAGCGGCACACCGACGGCGAGAGCCTCGACGCGCTGCTCCCCGAGGCCTTCGCCGTCGTCCGCGAGGCCGCCAAGCGCACGCTCGGCCAGCGCCCGTTCGACGTCCAGCTCATGGGTGGCGCGGCGCTCCACCTCGGCAACATCGCCGAGATGAAGACCGGTGAGGGCAAGACCATCACCGCGACGCTGCCCGCCTACCTCAACGCCATCTCCGGCAAGGGCGTCCACGTCGTCACGGTCAACGACTACCTCGCGAGCTACCAGAGCGAGCTCATGGGTCGCGTCTACCGCTTCCTGGGGCTGACCTCCGCCGTCATCCTCTCGGGCCAGAAGCCCGAGGAGCGCCGTCGTCACTACGCCGCGGACATCACCTACGGCACGAACAACGAGCTCGGGTTCGACTACCTGCGCGACAACATGGCCTGGACGACGGACGAGCTGGTCCAGCGCGGCCACAACTTCGTCATCGTCGACGAGGTCGACTCGATCCTCATCGACGAGGCCCGGACGCCGCTCATCATCTCGGGTCCGTCCTCGGGCGACACGAACAAGTGGTTCGCCGAGTTCGCCCGCGTCGTGCGCCGCATGGAGCGCGAGGTCGACTACGAGGTCGACGAGAAGAAGCGCACCGTCGGCGTCCTCGAGCCCGGGATCGAGAAGGTCGAGGACCACCTCGGCATCGAGAACCTGTACGAGTCGCTGAACACGCCGCTGATCGGCTTCCTCAACAACGCGATCAAGGCCAAGGAGCTCTTCAAGCGCGACAAGGACTACGTCGTCATCAAGGGCGAGGTCCTCATCGTCGACGAGCACACGGGTCGCGTGCTGGCCGGCCGTCGCTACAACGACGGTATGCACCAGGCGATCGAGGCCAAGGAGGGTGTGGTGATCAAGGCCGAGAACCAGACCCTCGCCACGATCACGCTGCAGAACTACTTCCGTCTCTACAACCGCATCTCCGGCATGACCGGTACGGCGATGACCGAGGCCGCGGAGTTCCAGAACACCTACACCATGGGCGTCGTGCCGATCCCCACCAACCGGGGCATGCAGCGCATCGACGGGTCCGACCTCGTCTTCACGACCGAGGACGCCAAGATCAACGCCGTCGTCGAGGACCTCGTCGAGCGCCACGCCGCCGGGCAGCCGGTCCTCGTGGGCACGACGTCGGTGGAGAAGTCCGAGGACCTGTCGGTCCGCCTCAAGCGCCAGGGCGTCCCGCACGAGGTCCTCAACGCCAAGAACCACGCTCGCGAGGCCGCGATCGTCGCGATGGCCGGCCGCAAGGGTGCCGTCACGGTCGCCACGAACATGGCCGGCCGCGGTACCGACATCATGCTCGGCGGCAACGCCGAGCACCTCGCGGTGGCCGCGCTCGCCGACCAGGGGCTGAGCCCCGCCGAGACGCCGGAGGAGTACGAGGCCGCCTGGCCCGCCGCTCTCGCGACGGCGCAGGAGTCGGTGGCGGCGGAGCACGACGAGGTCGTCGAGCTCGGCGGCCTGTACGTGCTGGGTACCGAGCGCCACGAGTCGCGACGCATCGACAACCAGCTGCGAGGCCGTTCCGGCCGTCAGGGCGACCCGGGTGAGTCCCGGTTCTACCTGTCGATGCAGGACGACCTGATGCGCCTGTTCAACTCGGGTCTCGCGGAGCGCTTCATGAGCTCCTCCTCCTACCCCGAGGACGTACCGCTCGAGTCCAAGATCGTCTCCCGCGGCATCCAGAGCGCGCAGGGTCAGGTCGAGGCGCGCAACTTCGAGATTCGCAAGAACGTCCTCAAGTACGACGACGTCCTGTCCCGCCAGCGCGAGGCCGTCTACGGCACGCGCCGCCGGGTGCTCGAGGGGGAGAACCTCGAGGACCAGGTGCAGTCGTTCATCGACGACGTCCTCACCGACGCCGTCAGCTCCCTCACCGAGGGCGACCCCGCCACGTGGGACCTCGAGGAGCTGTGGGCGCTGCTCAAGCCGCTCTACCCGGTCAGCCTGACGATCGACGAGGTCGTCGAGGCCGCGGGCGGCAAGAACCGCCTGACGCGGGAGAGCCTCCTGCGCGAGATCCTGTCGGACGCGAAGGTCGCCTACGCCAACCGTGAGGAGACGCTGGGCTCCGACGTCATGCGTCAGGTCGAGCGCCGCGTCGTGCTGTCCGTGATGGACCGCAAGTGGCGCGAGCACCTCTACGAGATGGACTACCTCAAGGAGGGCATCGGCCTGCGCGCGATGGCCCAGCGCGACCCGCTCGTGGAGTACCAGCGCGAGGGCTTCACCATGTTCAACGCGATGAACGAGGCGGTGAAGGAGGAGGCCGTCGGATACGTCTTCCACCTCGAGGTCAAGGCTCCCGAGCCCGCGCCCCAGACCGTCGTCGGCACGCCCGCCCTCGCCGCCGCCGGGGCCGGCCTCGTCGCCGCCGTCACCGCTGCGAAGGACGCCCCGGCGTCCAGCGACGGGGACGGGACCCCGGCTCCCGCCGTCACGGAGGCTCCGGCCCCCGCCGCCGAGGCGCCGGCCGCGAAGGCTGCACCGGCGATCGACGACCTGGGGCTGGAGGCGCCGGCCCGTCCGACGAACCTGCAGTACTCGGCGCCGTCGGAGGACGGTTCCGCGTTCGTCACGGGCTCGGCGCGAGGCGCTGCCCGCCGCCCGGCCGCTGCTGCCGCGGCGAGCGAGAACGGTGGCGCGGAGGCCGGCGAGGGCTCCGTGAACCGCGAGGAGCGTCGCCGGGCTGCCAAGCAGGCCAAGAAGCGCTGA
- a CDS encoding Rv3235 family protein — MSALPVDPDLAGTLLPAPEPLPLRPPTARERLSLAPTRPGAPGERGDDPSTRPSAPVDGDRWFGALALAVVEVLSGARPAQQLLRWLTPEIYGALARRAGLHVRVHGRPTRPVHGRVLSTRAEVTDSGHVEVCAVIHDGSRVRAVAGRLEVFRDRWRVVEMQIG, encoded by the coding sequence ATGTCCGCCCTCCCCGTCGATCCCGACCTCGCCGGCACGCTGCTGCCTGCCCCCGAGCCGCTCCCCCTGCGACCGCCGACCGCCCGCGAGCGACTGTCCCTCGCCCCGACCCGCCCCGGCGCCCCGGGCGAGCGCGGAGACGACCCGTCGACCCGGCCCTCCGCCCCCGTGGACGGCGACCGCTGGTTCGGGGCGCTCGCCCTCGCCGTCGTGGAGGTCCTCAGCGGCGCCCGTCCGGCGCAGCAGCTCCTGCGCTGGCTGACCCCGGAGATCTACGGCGCGCTCGCGCGCCGGGCCGGGCTCCACGTCCGGGTGCACGGCCGGCCGACCCGGCCCGTGCACGGGCGGGTGCTCTCGACGCGCGCCGAGGTGACGGACTCCGGCCACGTCGAGGTGTGCGCCGTCATCCACGACGGGAGCCGCGTGCGCGCCGTCGCGGGCCGTCTGGAGGTCTTCCGCGACCGCTGGCGGGTCGTGGAGATGCAGATCGGCTGA
- a CDS encoding LysM peptidoglycan-binding domain-containing protein, with protein MLLAAVAAGLALAADLTLEPTNVESVVVTAVSFAGVLACLWYALAALVSTVTLLVESTGRSWATGRDLLRRWAPALVRRVAGAGAVAGLSVAALVAPSTAVAPSDTPAATSTVGARSWAEATDTSAIPAHLTLGVGSPGTERPTAAPRDGGAVEAAGASGAELAAAAGRTAGAPTSRAADDPSPALKGAVALPTLPPVVEDTPVPSSTPSTVPSATPDPPSATGDPARATPSIVPTTPPATTPSPNVPTVVDPPTVVDPPAGSADTTPARTVPGSPGSPVVPAVPRTDPPSPDQQATTYTVAPGDSLWRIAQRFGAVGDAETAEAWQHWYRTNHDVVGDDPDLIHPGTALTVPADLPSPPNPQE; from the coding sequence GTGCTGCTGGCCGCGGTCGCCGCGGGCCTCGCGCTGGCCGCCGACCTGACGCTCGAGCCCACGAACGTCGAGTCCGTCGTCGTGACGGCGGTCAGTTTCGCGGGCGTCCTGGCGTGCCTCTGGTACGCGCTCGCCGCGCTCGTCTCGACCGTGACGCTGCTGGTCGAGTCGACGGGGCGCTCGTGGGCCACGGGTCGCGACCTCCTGCGTCGATGGGCCCCGGCACTCGTGCGCCGGGTAGCGGGGGCCGGGGCCGTCGCGGGGTTGTCCGTGGCCGCACTGGTCGCGCCGTCGACCGCCGTCGCGCCCTCGGACACGCCGGCGGCGACCAGCACGGTGGGCGCGAGATCCTGGGCCGAGGCGACGGACACCTCCGCCATCCCGGCGCACCTCACGCTCGGCGTCGGGTCCCCCGGGACGGAGCGGCCGACGGCCGCACCCCGGGACGGAGGCGCCGTCGAGGCTGCCGGCGCCTCGGGTGCGGAGCTCGCCGCCGCCGCGGGACGGACGGCGGGCGCACCGACGTCCCGGGCGGCCGACGACCCCTCGCCCGCGCTCAAGGGGGCGGTGGCGCTCCCGACGCTCCCGCCGGTGGTCGAGGACACGCCGGTGCCGAGCTCGACGCCGTCGACCGTCCCGAGCGCGACGCCCGACCCGCCGTCCGCCACGGGAGACCCGGCCCGGGCCACGCCCTCGATCGTCCCCACGACGCCTCCGGCGACGACGCCGTCCCCGAACGTTCCCACCGTCGTCGACCCACCCACAGTCGTCGATCCACCCGCCGGCTCGGCCGACACCACGCCCGCGCGGACCGTTCCCGGCAGCCCCGGTTCACCGGTCGTCCCGGCGGTCCCGAGAACGGACCCGCCCTCTCCCGACCAGCAGGCCACGACCTACACCGTCGCGCCGGGCGACTCCCTCTGGCGGATCGCCCAACGGTTCGGCGCCGTCGGCGACGCGGAGACGGCCGAGGCCTGGCAGCACTGGTACCGCACCAACCACGACGTCGTGGGCGACGACCCCGACCTGATCCACCCCGGCACCGCCCTGACGGTGCCGGCGGACCTCCCCTCCCCTCCGAATCCTCAGGAGTAG
- a CDS encoding helix-turn-helix domain-containing protein → MPERMLTLADVAEILDITVPTARALVRQGEIQGFQVGGRGMWRVESKELDAYVEREKAAAASRRSSLQRD, encoded by the coding sequence ATGCCCGAACGGATGCTGACCCTTGCCGATGTCGCCGAGATCCTCGACATCACCGTGCCGACCGCGCGCGCTCTCGTGCGCCAGGGCGAGATCCAAGGATTCCAGGTCGGCGGCCGCGGGATGTGGCGCGTGGAGTCCAAGGAGCTGGACGCCTACGTCGAGCGCGAGAAGGCCGCAGCGGCATCGCGCCGCAGCTCCCTCCAGCGCGACTGA